A genome region from Sphingomonas sp. BGYR3 includes the following:
- a CDS encoding lysoplasmalogenase produces MAKTIWIAALVAGASYTLVGWSDLSGAGVIVWKGAGVGLLAIWAAMTARDGDGRLLAAALALGAIGDVLLEAVSLIVGAIAFLAGHIAYIVLFARHRRAAMSRSQRLLGWIIAPATTLIAALLSRDAGVAIYAAGLGSMAALAWTSRFPRYRVGMGAMLFVASDLILFARIGGFGSWELLIWPTYFAGQALIAWGAGRVLAASAR; encoded by the coding sequence ATGGCGAAAACGATCTGGATAGCGGCGCTGGTTGCGGGGGCGAGTTATACGCTGGTCGGGTGGTCCGACCTGAGCGGGGCGGGCGTCATCGTGTGGAAGGGGGCGGGCGTCGGCCTGCTGGCGATCTGGGCCGCCATGACGGCGCGGGACGGGGATGGCCGGTTGCTGGCCGCCGCGCTGGCGCTGGGCGCGATTGGCGATGTGCTGCTGGAGGCGGTAAGCCTGATCGTCGGGGCGATCGCGTTCCTGGCCGGGCATATCGCGTATATCGTGCTGTTCGCCCGTCACCGGCGGGCGGCGATGAGCCGGAGCCAGCGCCTGCTCGGCTGGATCATCGCGCCCGCCACGACGCTGATTGCCGCGTTGCTGAGCCGGGATGCTGGCGTTGCCATCTATGCCGCCGGGCTGGGCAGCATGGCGGCATTGGCGTGGACCAGCCGCTTTCCCCGCTATCGGGTGGGCATGGGCGCCATGCTGTTCGTCGCATCCGACCTGATCCTGTTCGCGCGGATCGGCGGTTTCGGCAGTTGGGAACTGCTGATCTGGCCGACCTATTTCGCGGGCCAGGCGCTGATCGCATGGGGCGCGGGGCGGGTGCTGGCCGCCTCTGCCCGCTGA
- the hemB gene encoding porphobilinogen synthase — protein sequence MSHYPALRMRRTRSAPWSRRMHAETVLSPADLIWPLFVTDGSGVEEPIGSLPGVSRWSVEGIAARAREAAAAGIPCVALFPNTPHDLRTEDGREALNPDNLMCRAIRAIKDAVPDIGVLTDVALDPYTAHGHDGLVDDAGYVLNDATAEMLVAQSLNQAAAGADVIAPSDMMDGRISLIRAALEDAGHHNVQIMSYAAKYASAFYGPFRDAVGSRGLLKGDKKTYQMDPANAEEALREVALDLDEGADSVMVKPGLPYLDIVRRVKERFEVPVFAYQVSGEYAMIEAAAAAGAGDRDALILETLMAFKRAGCSGVLSYHALHAARLLQP from the coding sequence ATGAGCCATTATCCCGCGCTGCGTATGCGCCGTACCCGATCCGCCCCGTGGAGCCGCAGGATGCACGCCGAGACCGTGCTGTCCCCGGCGGACCTGATCTGGCCGCTGTTCGTCACCGACGGGTCGGGGGTTGAGGAGCCGATCGGATCGTTGCCCGGCGTGTCGCGCTGGTCGGTGGAGGGCATCGCCGCGCGGGCCAGGGAAGCGGCGGCGGCGGGAATCCCGTGCGTCGCGCTGTTCCCCAACACGCCGCATGACCTGCGCACCGAGGATGGGCGAGAGGCGCTGAACCCCGACAATCTGATGTGCCGGGCGATCCGGGCGATCAAGGATGCGGTGCCGGATATCGGCGTGCTGACCGATGTGGCGCTGGACCCCTATACCGCGCATGGCCATGACGGGCTGGTCGACGATGCGGGTTATGTCCTGAATGACGCAACGGCCGAGATGCTGGTGGCGCAATCGCTGAACCAGGCGGCGGCCGGGGCGGACGTGATCGCGCCCAGCGACATGATGGACGGGCGCATCAGCCTGATCCGCGCGGCGCTGGAGGATGCCGGGCACCATAATGTGCAGATCATGAGCTATGCCGCCAAATATGCGTCGGCATTCTATGGTCCGTTCCGCGATGCGGTCGGCTCGCGCGGGCTGTTGAAGGGCGACAAGAAGACGTACCAGATGGACCCGGCCAATGCCGAGGAGGCGCTGCGCGAAGTGGCGCTGGACCTGGACGAGGGCGCGGACAGCGTGATGGTGAAGCCGGGCCTGCCGTATCTGGACATCGTCCGGCGGGTGAAGGAACGGTTCGAGGTTCCCGTGTTCGCCTATCAGGTCAGCGGCGAATATGCGATGATCGAGGCGGCGGCAGCGGCGGGGGCGGGGGACCGGGATGCCCTGATCCTGGAAACGCTGATGGCGTTCAAGCGGGCGGGATGTTCCGGCGTCCTGTCCTATCACGCCCTGCACGCCGCGCGGTTGCTGCAGCCGTGA
- a CDS encoding valine--tRNA ligase — protein MTEMSRTFDPAEIEARWYAHWEREGLFRPDRPGAEPWTIVLPPPNVTGSLHIGHALDHTLMDILTRHARLKGKDALFLPGMDHAGIATQMVVERQMAARGEKRTDFTREEFVDRVWQWKAESGGTILNQMRRLGESVDWANERFTMDEGFSKAVLKVFVDLYRQGLLYRDKRLVNWDPGLGTAISDLEVETREVKGSFWRIRYPLADGSGHIEVATTRPETMLADMAVAVHPDDARYAAMVGKQVRLPITGRLIPIVADEHADPELGSGAVKITPGHDFNDFEVGVRAGIKPAEMLNMLDARAAVCQTADGLIPAELIGLDRADARRAVVERLKAEGWLIPHVDKDGAEHDAEPRTIQTPYGDRSGVVIEPWLTDQWYVDAKTLAQGPIEAVKSGAIQVVPKTWEKTFFHWMDNIQPWCVSRQLWWGHRIPAWYAEDGRVFVAETEEEAQAEAGAGATLTRDNDVLDTWFSSALWPFGTLGWPENDDRTLGGRYPNDILISGFDILFFWDARMMMQGMHFMGDVPFRKLYLHGLVRAADGAKMSKSKGNVVDPLGLIDKYGADALRFFMAAMESQGRDVKMDEARVEGYRNFATKLWNAARFCQSNGIGASRSIEAPEAALAVNRWIIGETVACVQAVDLALAELRFDAAANAIYQFAWSRFCDWYVELIKPVLQTEGAEGGAETRAVAGWVLDQILVLLHPFMPFVTEELWHALGEREHDLIVAKWPMPDARSLDPEAGREIDWLIRLVSDVRAARAELNVPPGARLAFHVRDAGETTLGRLDRQAAAIARLARIDRADGAEPAGGALQVVVDEAVLVLPLEGVIDLEAEKARLTKAIAAAVKERDALAGRLSNPSFVERAKPEAVEKARADHAEKAAEAERLTAALARLG, from the coding sequence ATGACCGAAATGTCCCGCACGTTCGACCCGGCCGAAATCGAGGCCCGCTGGTATGCCCATTGGGAGCGCGAAGGGCTGTTCCGCCCCGACCGGCCCGGCGCGGAGCCATGGACGATCGTCCTGCCGCCGCCAAACGTGACAGGCAGCCTGCACATTGGCCACGCGCTAGACCATACGCTGATGGATATTCTGACGCGGCACGCGCGATTGAAGGGCAAGGATGCGCTGTTCCTGCCAGGCATGGACCATGCCGGGATCGCCACGCAGATGGTCGTCGAACGGCAGATGGCGGCACGTGGCGAAAAGCGCACCGATTTTACGCGGGAGGAATTTGTCGACCGCGTGTGGCAGTGGAAGGCGGAATCCGGCGGCACCATTCTGAACCAGATGCGCAGGCTGGGCGAATCGGTGGACTGGGCGAACGAGCGCTTCACGATGGACGAGGGCTTCAGCAAGGCGGTGCTGAAGGTGTTCGTCGACCTGTATCGTCAGGGGCTGCTGTACCGCGACAAGCGGCTGGTGAACTGGGACCCCGGCCTTGGCACCGCGATTTCCGACCTGGAGGTCGAGACGCGCGAGGTGAAGGGCAGTTTCTGGCGCATCCGCTATCCGCTGGCCGACGGGTCGGGGCATATCGAGGTGGCGACGACGCGGCCGGAAACGATGCTGGCCGATATGGCGGTGGCGGTGCATCCGGACGATGCGCGCTATGCCGCGATGGTGGGCAAGCAGGTTCGCCTGCCGATCACCGGTCGGCTGATCCCCATTGTGGCGGACGAGCATGCCGATCCCGAACTGGGGTCGGGCGCGGTGAAGATCACGCCGGGGCATGATTTCAATGACTTCGAGGTGGGTGTTCGCGCCGGGATCAAGCCGGCGGAAATGCTCAACATGCTGGATGCGAGGGCCGCGGTTTGCCAGACGGCGGACGGGTTGATCCCGGCCGAGCTGATCGGGCTGGACCGGGCCGATGCGCGGCGGGCGGTGGTCGAGCGGCTGAAGGCCGAGGGCTGGCTGATCCCGCATGTCGACAAGGACGGGGCCGAGCATGATGCCGAGCCGCGGACGATCCAGACGCCCTATGGCGACCGGTCGGGCGTGGTGATCGAACCCTGGCTGACCGACCAGTGGTATGTCGATGCCAAGACGCTGGCCCAAGGTCCGATCGAGGCGGTGAAATCCGGCGCGATCCAGGTCGTGCCGAAGACATGGGAAAAGACGTTTTTCCACTGGATGGACAATATCCAGCCATGGTGCGTGTCGCGGCAGCTGTGGTGGGGGCACCGCATCCCGGCATGGTATGCCGAGGATGGCCGCGTGTTCGTGGCCGAAACCGAGGAAGAGGCGCAGGCCGAGGCGGGGGCCGGCGCCACGCTGACCCGCGACAATGACGTGCTCGACACCTGGTTTTCTTCTGCGCTGTGGCCGTTCGGGACGCTGGGCTGGCCGGAAAATGACGACCGGACGCTGGGCGGGCGGTATCCCAACGACATCCTGATTTCCGGGTTCGACATCCTGTTTTTCTGGGATGCGCGCATGATGATGCAGGGGATGCATTTCATGGGCGATGTGCCGTTCCGCAAGCTGTACCTGCACGGGCTGGTGCGCGCGGCGGACGGGGCCAAGATGTCCAAGTCAAAGGGCAATGTGGTCGACCCCCTTGGCCTGATCGACAAATATGGCGCGGATGCCCTGCGGTTTTTCATGGCGGCGATGGAGAGCCAGGGCCGCGACGTGAAGATGGATGAGGCGCGGGTCGAGGGATACCGCAACTTTGCCACCAAGCTGTGGAATGCCGCGCGCTTCTGTCAGTCCAATGGCATCGGGGCGAGCCGCAGCATCGAGGCGCCCGAGGCGGCCCTTGCGGTCAATCGCTGGATCATCGGCGAGACGGTAGCATGCGTGCAGGCGGTCGACCTGGCGCTTGCCGAGCTGCGGTTCGATGCGGCGGCCAACGCGATCTATCAGTTTGCGTGGAGCCGGTTCTGCGACTGGTATGTCGAGCTGATCAAGCCGGTGCTGCAAACCGAAGGGGCCGAGGGCGGCGCGGAAACGCGCGCGGTGGCCGGATGGGTGCTGGACCAGATCCTGGTGCTGCTCCACCCGTTCATGCCGTTCGTGACCGAAGAGCTGTGGCATGCGCTCGGCGAGCGGGAGCATGACCTGATCGTCGCCAAATGGCCGATGCCGGACGCCCGCTCGCTGGACCCGGAGGCGGGGCGCGAGATCGACTGGCTGATCCGGCTGGTCAGCGATGTGCGCGCGGCGCGGGCGGAACTGAACGTGCCGCCGGGCGCGCGTCTGGCGTTCCATGTCCGCGATGCGGGCGAGACGACGCTGGGTCGGCTGGACCGGCAGGCGGCGGCGATTGCGCGGCTGGCGCGGATCGACCGGGCGGACGGCGCGGAACCGGCGGGCGGCGCATTGCAGGTGGTGGTGGACGAGGCGGTGCTGGTCCTGCCGCTGGAGGGCGTCATCGACCTGGAGGCGGAGAAGGCGCGGTTGACCAAGGCGATTGCGGCGGCGGTGAAGGAGCGCGATGCGCTGGCCGGGCGGCTGTCCAACCCCAGCTTTGTCGAGCGTGCCAAGCCCGAGGCGGTGGAAAAGGCGCGGGCCGACCATGCGGAAAAGGCGGCCGAGGCGGAGCGGTTGACCGCGGCGCTGGCGCGGCTGGGATAA
- a CDS encoding histidine kinase yields MWRYLAGAAGAMLLMMAGLFLYRSMASGEAGPTPPPPPAAQAAAAPLPDVAPSAPERSREEKRFDRYDKDRDDRITRDEYLASRRKAYAKLDANGDGRLSFDEWAVRTTDKFAKADASGDRALNRAEFATTAVKRKPAATVKCPPAERAPEPAEDEADG; encoded by the coding sequence ATGTGGCGGTATCTGGCGGGGGCGGCGGGTGCGATGCTGCTGATGATGGCGGGCCTGTTCCTGTACCGGTCGATGGCGAGCGGCGAGGCCGGCCCGACACCGCCGCCGCCGCCAGCGGCGCAGGCCGCGGCAGCGCCGCTGCCCGATGTCGCCCCTTCGGCCCCGGAGCGGAGCCGGGAGGAGAAGCGGTTCGACCGGTATGACAAGGACCGGGACGACCGGATCACCCGGGACGAATATCTGGCCAGCCGGCGCAAGGCCTATGCCAAGCTGGACGCCAATGGCGACGGACGGCTGAGCTTTGACGAATGGGCGGTTCGCACCACCGACAAGTTTGCCAAGGCCGATGCCAGCGGCGACCGGGCGCTGAACCGGGCCGAGTTTGCGACCACCGCGGTCAAGCGCAAGCCGGCCGCGACCGTCAAATGCCCGCCGGCCGAGCGCGCCCCGGAACCAGCGGAGGACGAAGCGGACGGTTAG
- a CDS encoding GNAT family N-acetyltransferase → MIVTDRLHLRPWTEADKRVFHALVNTPAMMAHFGGPVAAERHNAIIDAQMAQQAQHGHCMWAVDMRETGELAGVCGLRIGGHPGTPVMGDLEIGWRIGERWWGQGIAREAAEASMAWGWANTAHPRISAWTVIGNARSWGLMRRLGMKRREDLDFRHPDYPADSPQAAMIVYAVDRPQIEPASAAA, encoded by the coding sequence GTGATCGTTACCGACCGGTTGCACCTGCGACCCTGGACCGAGGCGGACAAGCGGGTGTTCCATGCGCTGGTCAACACGCCCGCGATGATGGCGCATTTCGGCGGGCCGGTGGCCGCCGAGCGGCACAACGCGATCATCGATGCCCAGATGGCGCAACAGGCGCAGCATGGCCATTGCATGTGGGCGGTCGATATGCGGGAGACGGGCGAGCTGGCCGGGGTTTGCGGCCTGCGCATCGGCGGGCATCCCGGCACGCCGGTGATGGGCGACCTGGAGATCGGATGGCGCATCGGCGAGCGGTGGTGGGGACAGGGCATCGCGCGTGAAGCCGCCGAGGCGAGCATGGCATGGGGATGGGCGAACACCGCGCATCCGCGCATTTCCGCCTGGACCGTGATCGGCAACGCGCGGTCATGGGGCCTGATGCGGCGATTGGGCATGAAGCGTCGCGAGGACCTGGATTTCCGGCACCCGGATTATCCGGCGGACAGCCCGCAGGCGGCGATGATCGTTTATGCCGTCGACCGGCCGCAGATCGAACCGGCGAGTGCGGCGGCATGA
- the trmFO gene encoding methylenetetrahydrofolate--tRNA-(uracil(54)-C(5))-methyltransferase (FADH(2)-oxidizing) TrmFO gives MTNTHDIHIIGGGLAGSEAAWQLAEAGLRVRLSEMRGSGERTPAHQTDDLAELVCSNSFRSDDADSNAVGLLHQEMRALGSIIMAMGDVHKVPAGSALAVDRDGFAAGVTARLAQHPNITVVRERIDTLPASGPTIIATGPLTAPGLADAIGAATGKDQLAFFDAIAPIVHAESIDMDIAWKQSRWNKGEGSDYINCAMDREQYEAFHAALMAGEKTEFREWENVPYFDGCMPIEVMAERGLDTLRFGPMKGVGLDDPRTGRWPYAAVQLRQDNATGTLWNMVGFQTKLKYAEQVRIFRTIPGLENAEFARLGGLHRNTFIRSPELLDATLRLKSAPHIRFAGQITGCEGYVESAAIGLIAGRFWAAELAGRAMTPPPVETALGALLGHITGNARAESYQPMNVNFGLMPPIPGRTKKADRKRMYTDRARVALGEWLAA, from the coding sequence ATGACCAACACCCACGACATTCACATCATTGGCGGCGGCCTCGCCGGATCGGAAGCCGCCTGGCAACTGGCAGAGGCCGGGCTTCGCGTCCGCCTGTCCGAAATGCGCGGCTCCGGGGAACGCACCCCTGCGCATCAGACCGACGATCTTGCCGAACTGGTCTGCTCGAACAGCTTCCGCTCCGATGATGCCGACAGCAATGCCGTCGGCCTGCTGCATCAGGAAATGCGCGCCCTCGGCTCGATCATCATGGCGATGGGGGATGTGCACAAGGTTCCGGCCGGATCCGCCCTTGCCGTCGACCGCGACGGATTTGCCGCCGGGGTCACCGCACGCCTCGCTCAACATCCGAACATCACCGTCGTGCGGGAACGGATCGACACCCTGCCCGCCAGCGGCCCGACGATCATCGCCACCGGCCCCCTGACCGCGCCGGGCCTGGCCGACGCCATCGGCGCTGCGACGGGCAAGGATCAGCTGGCGTTTTTCGACGCCATCGCCCCCATCGTCCATGCCGAAAGCATCGACATGGACATCGCCTGGAAACAGTCGCGCTGGAACAAGGGCGAGGGGTCGGATTACATCAACTGCGCCATGGACCGCGAACAATATGAGGCGTTCCACGCCGCGCTGATGGCGGGCGAAAAGACCGAGTTCCGGGAATGGGAAAACGTCCCCTATTTCGACGGCTGTATGCCGATCGAGGTGATGGCGGAACGCGGGCTGGACACGCTGCGCTTCGGCCCGATGAAGGGCGTCGGCCTGGATGATCCGCGCACCGGCCGCTGGCCCTATGCCGCCGTTCAGCTTCGTCAGGACAATGCCACCGGCACGCTGTGGAACATGGTCGGGTTTCAGACCAAGCTGAAATATGCCGAACAGGTGCGCATCTTCCGCACCATCCCCGGCCTGGAAAACGCCGAGTTCGCCCGGCTGGGCGGCCTGCATCGCAACACGTTCATCCGCTCGCCCGAACTGCTCGATGCCACGCTGCGCCTGAAATCGGCCCCGCACATCCGCTTCGCCGGACAGATTACGGGGTGCGAGGGCTATGTGGAAAGCGCGGCCATCGGCCTCATTGCCGGGCGGTTCTGGGCTGCGGAGCTTGCTGGCCGCGCCATGACGCCGCCGCCTGTCGAAACCGCGCTGGGCGCGCTGCTCGGCCACATCACGGGCAATGCGCGGGCGGAAAGCTATCAGCCGATGAACGTCAATTTCGGCCTGATGCCTCCCATTCCCGGCCGCACGAAAAAGGCTGATCGGAAACGGATGTACACCGACCGCGCCCGGGTCGCCCTTGGGGAATGGCTGGCGGCCTAA
- a CDS encoding SIMPL domain-containing protein (The SIMPL domain is named for its presence in mouse protein SIMPL (signalling molecule that associates with mouse pelle-like kinase). Bacterial member BP26, from Brucella, was shown to assemble into a channel-like structure, while YggE from E. coli has been associated with resistance to oxidative stress.) encodes MKRLIGLAAALLVAPVPDASAQLVDRRAPGITVIGSGTIRTAPDLARLSIAFRQDGTSPDDASRKLATRIAAVQSVLRGLDPTTVTYTSEIALRTVRNGKCTGNTVGSDSMMAVEMALDDALAAMADGTDENSDNGPCRIVGHMASASMTAEMTAVEKAGTAAGVARREGADAVRLNEFALKDPQAASRAGLLAAIADARSKAEELARASGVRLGPVVSITNGDGRQDALFAMADADVSQAMNSPPPPVVTIPVDPQPIDTDVVVTVVYAIAAP; translated from the coding sequence ATGAAGCGGTTGATCGGTCTTGCTGCTGCCCTGCTGGTCGCCCCTGTCCCCGACGCATCGGCCCAGCTAGTGGATCGTCGGGCGCCGGGGATCACGGTGATCGGCAGTGGCACCATCCGTACCGCACCCGACCTTGCCCGCCTGTCGATCGCCTTCCGGCAGGATGGAACCTCGCCCGACGATGCCAGCCGCAAACTGGCGACCCGCATTGCCGCGGTTCAATCCGTATTGCGCGGCCTTGATCCGACGACGGTCACCTACACCTCGGAAATTGCCTTGCGCACCGTGCGGAACGGAAAATGCACCGGGAATACGGTCGGATCGGATTCGATGATGGCCGTCGAAATGGCGCTGGACGACGCCTTGGCGGCAATGGCCGATGGCACCGACGAAAACAGCGATAACGGCCCGTGCCGGATTGTCGGCCATATGGCGTCCGCGTCGATGACGGCCGAGATGACGGCGGTTGAAAAAGCGGGCACCGCAGCGGGCGTCGCTCGGCGGGAGGGCGCCGACGCCGTGCGCCTCAACGAATTTGCGCTCAAGGATCCGCAGGCCGCCTCGCGTGCCGGCCTGCTTGCGGCCATCGCGGATGCACGATCAAAGGCGGAGGAACTGGCCAGGGCCAGCGGGGTCCGCCTTGGCCCGGTGGTCAGCATCACCAATGGCGATGGTCGGCAGGACGCGCTTTTTGCGATGGCTGATGCGGATGTTTCCCAGGCGATGAACAGCCCTCCGCCACCCGTCGTCACGATCCCGGTCGATCCGCAACCGATCGACACGGACGTCGTGGTGACGGTCGTCTATGCGATAGCCGCGCCCTGA
- a CDS encoding squalene/phytoene synthase family protein, producing the protein MTLRLLENPEVALAIGYAPAALQPVVKALLNLDDSLGAVLRATGQPMLAQLRLAWWRDQLTALEGGEPPAMPVLVEVASAVVGAEVSGQMLADMATGWERLATAEELTPEILGAYAEERGATLFRAVARCAGGGEPAGLAKAGQGWALADLSRHLSDPAAAGEAQRMVLAALADGPGRWPGPLRVLGALSLLARMDAAIPLDQPIRHGAPGRVARLAVMKLTGR; encoded by the coding sequence GTGACCCTGCGCCTTTTGGAAAATCCCGAGGTGGCACTGGCCATCGGATACGCGCCGGCGGCATTGCAGCCGGTGGTCAAGGCGCTGTTGAACCTGGACGACTCGCTGGGCGCGGTCCTGCGGGCGACGGGTCAGCCGATGCTGGCGCAGCTGCGGCTTGCGTGGTGGCGGGATCAGCTGACGGCACTGGAGGGCGGGGAACCACCAGCGATGCCAGTGCTGGTCGAGGTGGCGTCAGCGGTGGTCGGCGCCGAGGTTTCGGGCCAGATGCTGGCCGACATGGCGACGGGATGGGAGCGGCTGGCGACGGCGGAGGAACTGACGCCGGAAATTCTGGGCGCTTATGCCGAGGAGCGGGGGGCAACGCTGTTCCGGGCGGTGGCGAGGTGTGCCGGGGGCGGTGAGCCGGCGGGGCTGGCCAAGGCGGGGCAGGGCTGGGCGCTGGCCGATCTGTCCCGGCATCTGAGCGATCCGGCAGCGGCGGGCGAGGCGCAGCGCATGGTGCTGGCTGCGCTGGCTGACGGGCCGGGGCGCTGGCCGGGGCCGTTGCGGGTGCTAGGCGCGCTTTCGCTGCTGGCGCGGATGGATGCCGCCATACCGTTGGACCAGCCGATCCGGCATGGTGCGCCGGGGCGGGTGGCGCGCCTGGCGGTGATGAAGCTGACCGGTCGCTAA
- a CDS encoding SRPBCC family protein, which produces MTLESPRPPTATRRIAGAFAVALVFALGVYLLLDFTRPGALVGFSFLLVLPAAVTAFIAYVGDPHGEKARGWYLGTVPFVLMLLVIVASMVFLREGAICILMLAPLWIVSSLIGGALTMKLRQRRKPGESIDATFNASVLLVIPLVAFQVEPMIPLPRDRYVVTRSIDIAADPMTVWNLAKGVGAIRADEGRFTISQSLIGLPRPTGVRLDAERLGAVRHVAWQDDIRFDEVVTAWQPGRRLHWDFRFGRAAMDGWAMQDRHLMPDSPHYRITDGGYRLTRLPDGGTRLTLTTRYWAQTPVNPYARAWGELLIGDVSNNVLAIIAQRAEAASTRPAPHAISAWPAK; this is translated from the coding sequence ATGACCCTTGAATCGCCTCGCCCGCCGACCGCCACCCGTCGCATCGCCGGTGCCTTTGCGGTCGCCCTGGTCTTTGCGCTTGGCGTCTATCTGCTGCTCGATTTCACCCGGCCCGGTGCGTTGGTGGGGTTCAGCTTCCTGCTCGTGCTGCCCGCCGCCGTCACGGCCTTCATCGCCTATGTCGGGGATCCGCATGGGGAAAAGGCGCGCGGCTGGTATCTCGGCACCGTCCCCTTCGTCCTGATGCTGCTGGTCATCGTCGCATCCATGGTTTTCCTGCGGGAAGGCGCCATCTGCATCCTGATGCTCGCCCCGCTCTGGATCGTCAGCAGCCTGATCGGCGGCGCGCTCACCATGAAGCTGCGCCAGCGCCGCAAGCCGGGGGAATCGATCGATGCGACCTTCAACGCCAGCGTCCTTCTGGTCATCCCGCTCGTCGCGTTCCAGGTCGAACCGATGATCCCGCTGCCCCGCGATCGCTATGTCGTGACGCGCAGCATCGATATTGCCGCCGATCCGATGACCGTCTGGAACCTTGCCAAGGGCGTCGGTGCGATCCGCGCGGACGAGGGACGCTTCACCATCTCGCAAAGCCTGATCGGCCTGCCCCGGCCCACCGGGGTCCGTCTGGACGCCGAACGGCTGGGCGCGGTCCGCCACGTCGCGTGGCAGGATGATATCCGCTTCGATGAAGTCGTGACGGCATGGCAGCCGGGACGTCGGCTCCACTGGGATTTCCGCTTCGGCCGGGCTGCGATGGACGGCTGGGCGATGCAGGACCGGCACCTGATGCCCGACAGCCCGCATTACCGGATCACCGATGGCGGCTATCGGCTGACCCGCCTGCCGGATGGCGGCACCCGGCTCACGCTAACCACCCGCTATTGGGCGCAGACGCCGGTGAACCCCTATGCCCGCGCCTGGGGCGAATTGCTGATTGGCGATGTGTCGAACAATGTGCTGGCGATCATCGCTCAGCGGGCAGAGGCGGCCAGCACCCGCCCCGCGCCCCATGCGATCAGCGCCTGGCCCGCGAAATAG
- a CDS encoding MarR family transcriptional regulator, which yields MSLFDHPDAKAFILHWGEMGTQWGVNRSVAQVHAMLYLSDRPLPADEITDTLTLARSNVSTALKELTGYGIVRRVHVEGDRRDHFVGETDLWEMLIRITQERKRREIDPTIQLMGELAERLRNDPSAPPHVRERIVRMNEFIGTLGNWYEQVRSLPKSTLVTLMKLGAKVARFIPGSGKQEG from the coding sequence TTGAGCCTGTTCGACCATCCCGATGCAAAGGCGTTCATCCTCCATTGGGGGGAAATGGGCACGCAATGGGGCGTCAACCGATCGGTGGCTCAGGTCCATGCCATGCTCTATCTGTCCGACCGACCCCTGCCGGCGGACGAGATTACCGACACCCTCACCCTCGCTCGTTCCAACGTCTCCACCGCGCTCAAGGAACTGACCGGCTACGGCATCGTCCGCCGCGTGCACGTAGAGGGGGATCGCCGCGATCATTTCGTCGGCGAAACCGATCTGTGGGAAATGCTCATTCGCATCACGCAGGAGCGCAAGCGCAGAGAGATCGACCCGACGATCCAGCTGATGGGCGAGCTGGCCGAACGGCTGCGCAACGATCCATCGGCCCCGCCCCATGTCCGGGAACGGATCGTCCGCATGAACGAATTCATCGGCACGCTGGGCAACTGGTACGAACAGGTGCGCTCCCTGCCCAAATCCACCCTCGTCACCTTGATGAAGCTGGGGGCAAAGGTCGCCCGCTTCATCCCCGGTTCCGGCAAGCAGGAAGGCTGA